From Ignisphaera aggregans DSM 17230, the proteins below share one genomic window:
- a CDS encoding hypothetical protein (KEGG: tpe:Tpen_0962 hypothetical protein), translating into MRIKNVKIILPPNAELLKWGDLDEALAQPLKRSDIALVIKCNKYVINIVIEDTGVPEPKDIQKLEASYNKLVEEEFFQSTKAIKMLLLHHRGGVHWTLKKLASRPNVEVLRCNEDIDLNTLLMRRGLKCQ; encoded by the coding sequence GTGAGGATCAAAAATGTGAAGATAATTCTTCCACCTAATGCTGAACTGCTAAAATGGGGAGATCTAGATGAGGCTCTGGCTCAACCTTTGAAGAGAAGCGATATAGCATTAGTCATCAAATGTAACAAATATGTAATCAACATAGTTATCGAAGATACAGGTGTACCAGAGCCGAAAGATATCCAGAAACTTGAAGCATCTTACAACAAACTCGTAGAGGAAGAGTTCTTCCAAAGTACTAAAGCCATAAAAATGCTTTTGCTACACCATAGAGGTGGTGTACATTGGACGCTTAAGAAACTCGCATCAAGACCCAATGTTGAGGTACTTAGGTGTAACGAGGATATAGATCTCAATACACTTCTAATGAGAAGAGGACTTAAATGTCAATGA
- a CDS encoding protein of unknown function DUF86 (COGs: COG2445 conserved hypothetical protein~InterPro IPR002934:IPR008201~KEGG: pai:PAE0028 paREP11~PFAM: protein of unknown function DUF86; DNA polymerase beta domain protein region~SPTR: Q8ZZX7 PaREP11~PFAM: Protein of unknown function DUF86) has translation MGCVKFVYRNLVLERLVELFRGLSYVEVAILFGSFARGEPFAHDIDIAVKFSGGGGLFDLGLLVSRIAEVLGVGEECVDVVDLDSANPILLFRILSEGILLKGGEEALRILAERASLYPDILMEIKMWSNLDPDPKPDVVIISSRVEEIRRNVNFIRSRILSRKPEELDYGDILAFERALHRTIEAMLDICRHLVSVYSLGLVESYGEYPRKLAQAGIMPRELAEEIVMLTGLRNILVHRYLEIDIGKLYTVAKQIVERIAIEFIDWIRAIVKADQEVR, from the coding sequence ATGGGTTGTGTGAAGTTTGTTTATAGAAATCTTGTTTTGGAGCGTTTAGTGGAACTCTTTAGAGGTCTTAGCTATGTTGAGGTGGCAATACTTTTTGGTTCGTTTGCTAGAGGTGAGCCTTTTGCTCATGATATTGATATAGCGGTGAAGTTTTCTGGTGGGGGTGGTTTGTTTGATCTGGGTCTTCTTGTTTCTAGGATTGCTGAGGTTCTTGGTGTTGGAGAGGAGTGTGTTGATGTTGTAGATCTTGACTCGGCTAATCCTATCCTTCTCTTTAGAATTCTTAGTGAGGGAATTCTTCTTAAGGGTGGAGAAGAAGCTTTGAGGATACTGGCTGAGAGAGCTTCTCTATATCCAGACATATTGATGGAGATAAAGATGTGGAGCAATCTCGACCCGGATCCAAAACCTGATGTTGTTATCATATCTTCTAGAGTTGAAGAGATTCGAAGGAATGTAAATTTTATTAGGAGTAGAATTCTTAGTCGAAAGCCAGAGGAGCTAGACTATGGAGATATTCTAGCCTTTGAAAGAGCTCTACATAGAACAATTGAAGCAATGCTAGATATATGTAGACATCTTGTCTCTGTCTACTCCCTCGGACTTGTAGAAAGCTATGGTGAATACCCCCGCAAACTAGCTCAGGCAGGGATTATGCCTAGAGAACTAGCTGAGGAAATCGTAATGCTTACCGGGCTCAGAAATATACTTGTACATCGCTACCTAGAGATAGATATTGGAAAACTCTATACTGTTGCAAAACAGATTGTGGAGAGAATTGCTATAGAATTCATCGACTGGATTAGAGCCATTGTTAAAGCAGATCAAGAAGTAAGATGA
- a CDS encoding conserved hypothetical protein (KEGG: pis:Pisl_1937 hypothetical protein~SPTR: A1RVV2 Putative uncharacterized protein): MERLGLLRYLITRHYELYGKLYGRKKLQKLLFLVEHLDLSSRRVVKSTGLTGYKFYIWLYGPFSEEVYKDLETLVNREDIIEEVIGADTRIRVDEAGVVLPLYDDDEAPKVIYIYQPRTSILQRFLGGRDKVEINERVKEKIEWVLKEFGKLRPSELEDITMRLLGLTQDKKLKYLGVSVDEYLEKENLV; encoded by the coding sequence ATGGAGAGACTGGGTCTATTACGCTACCTGATTACAAGGCACTACGAGCTTTATGGAAAGCTCTATGGGAGGAAGAAGCTTCAGAAGCTCCTCTTCCTAGTCGAACACCTAGATTTGTCAAGCCGTAGAGTAGTGAAGTCAACGGGTTTAACCGGGTATAAGTTCTATATCTGGCTCTACGGTCCATTCTCCGAGGAGGTCTACAAAGATTTGGAGACTCTAGTCAATAGGGAGGACATCATTGAGGAGGTTATTGGTGCAGATACACGTATAAGGGTTGACGAGGCTGGGGTAGTACTACCACTCTACGACGACGATGAGGCTCCTAAAGTCATCTACATATACCAGCCGAGGACAAGCATTCTACAGAGGTTCCTCGGTGGCAGAGATAAGGTGGAGATTAATGAAAGAGTTAAGGAGAAGATTGAGTGGGTGCTCAAAGAGTTTGGGAAGCTTAGACCCTCCGAGCTCGAGGATATTACAATGAGGCTCCTCGGTCTTACACAGGACAAGAAGCTTAAGTATCTCGGTGTGAGTGTGGATGAATACCTTGAGAAGGAGAACTTAGTGTGA
- a CDS encoding conserved hypothetical protein (COGs: COG4938 conserved hypothetical protein~KEGG: tye:THEYE_A0523 hypothetical protein~SPTR: B5YJF1 Putative uncharacterized protein), whose protein sequence is MIKSARLKVKNFGYVGEGKIELAPITVLIGPNNTGKSYTAMLLYALIKSSQRIIKTVKFPLIGSVLVKDLEKSSLGSFVYEYLEKLRKIYQNSINKSKNRQKIEELNKTLKEFTERSIELYRIELNKELNSKNYKELVITETERVFSSRLTDLVRRESNEMNAELELEGEFFKLSYDLKVSIPKPGVEQDAYVDLNITLTPKTGIILKNLEKDIVIRSSRFYRYIYFYLRRSAKEPILRFLFDIIYEIYALLYEALEKDFIDFDIRYFPASRAGILHSYRTVAHALIKSVPEMPIRGAEIPRVPGILADFLAELISLEPRTGAGDELKEVSGLLEEVLEGSIELVRRGDISLPEPVYRSKEFEFSLPNVSSMIAELSPLDLYLKYGLIRKNDILIIEEPEAHLHPDKQARLVEVLALLAKRLGVKVIITTHSDVILTKLSNLVMAGYTDASGFRVVLKPEDVKVYSFSRGEGFSIIEEVKVSEMGIPDDVFRKIVEELYEEHMNLYYRIQMIKAEGEALGGKDSEDQKCEDNSST, encoded by the coding sequence ATGATAAAATCTGCTAGGCTTAAAGTCAAGAACTTTGGATATGTTGGTGAGGGAAAGATAGAGCTAGCACCGATTACAGTTCTCATAGGGCCCAACAACACTGGTAAGTCCTATACAGCCATGCTCCTATATGCATTGATAAAAAGTTCTCAGAGGATCATCAAAACAGTGAAATTTCCACTGATCGGATCTGTGTTAGTGAAGGATTTGGAGAAATCATCGTTGGGAAGTTTTGTGTATGAGTACCTAGAAAAGCTCCGGAAAATATATCAGAACTCAATTAATAAGTCTAAAAATCGTCAAAAAATTGAAGAATTGAATAAAACTCTAAAGGAATTTACGGAAAGAAGCATTGAGCTTTATAGAATCGAGTTAAATAAGGAATTGAATTCTAAAAACTATAAGGAGCTTGTGATAACCGAGACCGAGAGGGTGTTCTCATCTAGACTCACAGATCTTGTGAGGCGAGAATCAAACGAGATGAATGCAGAGCTCGAACTTGAAGGCGAGTTCTTCAAGCTAAGCTACGACTTGAAGGTATCGATACCGAAACCTGGAGTAGAACAGGATGCCTATGTAGATCTCAATATTACGCTTACTCCAAAGACGGGTATCATATTGAAGAACCTTGAAAAAGATATTGTGATAAGAAGTAGTCGTTTTTATAGATACATCTATTTCTATTTGAGGAGAAGTGCAAAGGAACCGATACTTCGATTCTTATTTGATATTATTTATGAAATTTATGCACTTTTGTATGAAGCTTTAGAAAAAGATTTTATTGATTTTGATATTAGGTATTTTCCAGCTTCTCGAGCAGGGATTTTGCATAGCTATAGAACTGTAGCACATGCATTGATAAAGTCTGTACCTGAGATGCCTATTCGTGGTGCTGAAATTCCTAGGGTTCCTGGTATTTTAGCGGATTTTCTAGCAGAACTTATATCGTTGGAACCAAGGACTGGTGCAGGTGATGAGCTGAAGGAGGTTAGTGGGCTATTGGAAGAGGTGTTGGAGGGAAGCATAGAACTTGTTAGAAGGGGTGATATATCTCTTCCCGAACCTGTGTATAGATCTAAAGAGTTTGAGTTCTCGCTTCCAAATGTATCTTCAATGATTGCTGAGCTTAGTCCTCTCGATTTATATCTTAAGTATGGTTTGATTAGGAAGAATGATATTTTGATTATTGAGGAGCCTGAGGCACATCTACATCCAGATAAACAGGCTAGGCTAGTTGAAGTCTTGGCGCTTCTAGCTAAGAGGCTTGGTGTAAAGGTCATAATTACGACGCATAGTGATGTGATTCTTACTAAGCTTAGCAATTTGGTTATGGCTGGATATACAGATGCATCAGGATTTAGAGTAGTGTTAAAGCCTGAGGATGTGAAGGTCTATAGCTTTAGTAGAGGTGAAGGCTTTTCAATTATAGAAGAAGTGAAGGTGAGCGAAATGGGTATTCCAGATGATGTTTTTAGGAAGATAGTTGAAGAGCTCTATGAGGAGCACATGAACCTCTACTACAGAATCCAGATGATTAAAGCTGAGGGTGAGGCACTTGGAGGCAAAGATAGTGAGGATCAAAAATGTGAAGATAATTCTTCCACCTAA
- a CDS encoding ATPase (InterPro IPR011579~KEGG: pcl:Pcal_0901 hypothetical protein~PFAM: ATPase~SPTR: A3MUK9 Putative uncharacterized protein~PFAM: Archaeal ATPase), with amino-acid sequence MFIVRRIKLRFADREIEFADREVALKQVEEFAERGTRFPVVVYGPEGCGKTAFFKQAKVVLEEYDYSVVYTNPLAHEEREILLYTPSIRDIVEEVFKSFPDPYSRIVDIAIRIASRVMRKLRKPRIAILMDDIFQAIGLDKAEIYTKILLNLIEYPSGDYEKIVVLVSSSEGVTRTRIGRHLWSVMYLMWNMSREGLKLLYDVVPDPKPLFEDVWRFTGGNPRIFEMLHSFSWNIDMVISMFIKERDIRGVMASLSSEEIEILRKALEDPDTIFRSLRNPATQKLEKLLIELNLIIDVWERDKFWIDTPPPEKDLELGIGEYYAWQTPLHREAVKRVLV; translated from the coding sequence GTGTTTATAGTGAGGAGAATAAAGCTGAGATTTGCTGATAGAGAGATAGAATTTGCTGATAGAGAAGTTGCATTGAAGCAGGTAGAAGAGTTTGCTGAGAGGGGTACTAGATTTCCAGTTGTTGTCTATGGTCCTGAGGGCTGTGGTAAGACAGCATTTTTCAAACAGGCTAAGGTTGTTCTTGAGGAATATGATTATAGTGTTGTATATACAAATCCTTTGGCTCATGAAGAAAGAGAAATTCTATTGTATACACCATCTATACGTGATATCGTTGAGGAGGTTTTCAAATCTTTTCCAGATCCATATTCAAGAATTGTTGATATAGCTATAAGAATTGCTAGTAGGGTTATGAGGAAGCTTAGAAAGCCTAGGATAGCTATCTTAATGGACGATATATTCCAGGCTATTGGGTTGGATAAGGCAGAGATATACACAAAGATATTATTGAATCTAATAGAGTATCCATCTGGAGACTATGAAAAGATAGTTGTCTTGGTTTCTAGTAGCGAAGGTGTTACAAGGACAAGGATTGGGAGACACCTATGGTCTGTTATGTATCTTATGTGGAATATGTCTAGAGAAGGCCTTAAACTATTGTATGATGTTGTACCGGATCCTAAACCTCTATTTGAAGATGTATGGAGGTTTACAGGAGGAAACCCGAGGATCTTCGAAATGTTACATAGCTTTAGTTGGAATATAGATATGGTGATTAGTATGTTTATCAAGGAACGCGATATTAGGGGTGTCATGGCTTCGCTTAGTAGTGAAGAGATAGAGATTCTGAGAAAGGCTTTGGAGGATCCAGATACGATATTCAGATCCCTTAGAAATCCAGCTACACAGAAGCTTGAGAAGCTTTTAATTGAGCTAAATCTAATTATTGATGTGTGGGAGAGGGATAAGTTCTGGATAGATACTCCACCACCCGAAAAGGATTTAGAGCTTGGTATAGGTGAATACTATGCATGGCAGACACCTCTGCATAGAGAAGCTGTTAAAAGGGTTTTGGTATAG
- a CDS encoding transcriptional regulator, AbrB family (InterPro IPR007159:IPR006339~KEGG: pas:Pars_0370 AbrB family transcriptional regulator~PFAM: SpoVT/AbrB domain protein~SPTR: A4WHV8 Transcriptional regulator, AbrB family~TIGRFAM: transcriptional regulator, AbrB family~PFAM: SpoVT / AbrB like domain~TIGRFAM: looped-hinge helix DNA binding domain, AbrB family): MGLAMDIRVGRKRTIVIPKAVAEALGIDEGSRLLLEVRDGCIVLKPIPDAISLSLRGEKITRVILEELEETSVEEQRKYLGEEKNSS, encoded by the coding sequence ATGGGTCTAGCTATGGATATACGTGTTGGTAGGAAGAGAACTATTGTTATTCCAAAAGCTGTAGCTGAAGCTCTAGGAATTGACGAAGGTTCAAGGCTATTGCTAGAGGTGAGAGATGGATGTATAGTGCTGAAGCCTATTCCAGATGCAATAAGCCTTTCGCTAAGGGGTGAGAAGATAACTAGGGTTATACTTGAAGAACTTGAGGAGACTAGTGTTGAGGAACAGAGGAAGTATCTTGGGGAAGAAAAGAATTCTAGTTGA
- a CDS encoding hypothetical protein (KEGG: tne:Tneu_1120 hypothetical protein~SPTR: B1YE38 Putative uncharacterized protein) has translation MNIYWDIVELPGVKVIPSKRFRKIVEKLLKALDDGLIDFVDLVKVSQYDLSSTKKSRGDVSSSINRISRATKADRRDILKETSSSYMFVTAVFYAIKDLDRESKLQFLIEPRLEPGSYTYDYAIYDPVEGRLKVVAEVKRLRSLANIGEYLETFMNKTEKCLATESIHRIALHIHLTPEILEKYQGVEELLLGLGKDIQLSKCKLTLITSSGDTLDEFMRILGNQIQHLI, from the coding sequence TTGAATATCTACTGGGACATAGTAGAACTGCCAGGGGTTAAGGTAATACCAAGTAAAAGGTTTAGAAAAATCGTTGAAAAACTGCTGAAAGCTCTTGATGATGGGTTAATAGATTTTGTTGACCTTGTGAAGGTGTCTCAATACGATCTCAGTAGCACGAAGAAGTCTAGAGGTGATGTATCTTCATCAATCAATAGAATCTCTAGAGCCACCAAAGCCGACCGTAGGGATATACTGAAGGAGACATCATCCTCATACATGTTTGTTACAGCAGTGTTCTATGCTATCAAAGACCTTGACAGAGAAAGCAAGTTACAATTCCTTATTGAGCCAAGATTAGAACCTGGCTCATATACTTATGACTACGCGATATATGACCCAGTAGAAGGGAGACTGAAAGTTGTTGCCGAAGTTAAGAGACTGAGAAGCCTAGCCAACATAGGAGAATACCTAGAAACATTCATGAATAAAACTGAAAAGTGTCTTGCTACAGAGTCTATTCATCGGATAGCGCTTCACATCCACTTGACGCCAGAGATTCTTGAGAAATATCAAGGAGTTGAGGAACTTCTACTAGGCTTAGGCAAAGACATTCAGCTCTCTAAATGCAAACTAACACTAATTACAAGTAGTGGTGACACGCTGGATGAATTCATGCGGATACTTGGAAACCAAATACAGCATCTTATCTGA
- a CDS encoding ATPase (InterPro IPR011579~KEGG: pcl:Pcal_0902 hypothetical protein~PFAM: ATPase~SPTR: A3MUL0 Putative uncharacterized protein~PFAM: Archaeal ATPase) — translation MKRVRLSFADINIEFVDREIALRQIMELAERGTYPVYIVYGPEGCGKTAFFKQAKTILEEEFGYNIVYVNPLARRLEEVIGYSSSLKDIVVEILKVFSEPYSKIVDVAIGIVGEVLRRLKRTRLAILMDDIFQAVGLDKAEVYTKMLLNLIEYPPGEYERIVVLVSSSEGITRERIGRHRWATFRIMWNMSREGFKQLYEQIPGEKPQFEEIWRITGGNPAALEQLYRYSWRFDRTIDDIAMRKNLRIFISSLSSTELEILKDILREPDVIIERLRESETQKLRMKLIELNLIVELWDRDPWLWIDVPPPEKDSELGIGKHFAWQTPLHREAVRRALER, via the coding sequence GTGAAGAGAGTTAGACTCTCATTTGCTGATATAAACATTGAATTTGTTGATAGGGAGATAGCCCTTAGACAGATTATGGAGTTAGCTGAGAGAGGTACATATCCTGTATACATTGTCTATGGCCCTGAGGGCTGTGGTAAGACAGCATTTTTCAAACAGGCTAAAACAATTCTTGAGGAGGAGTTTGGTTACAATATAGTATATGTTAATCCTCTTGCCAGAAGACTCGAGGAGGTTATCGGCTATAGCTCTAGTCTAAAGGATATCGTTGTAGAGATCCTCAAGGTTTTTTCAGAGCCCTACTCAAAAATTGTTGATGTGGCTATAGGTATTGTTGGTGAAGTGCTTAGGAGGCTTAAAAGGACTAGGCTGGCAATCCTCATGGACGATATATTTCAGGCTGTGGGTCTGGATAAAGCTGAGGTATATACAAAGATGTTGCTAAATCTAATCGAGTATCCTCCTGGGGAGTATGAGAGAATAGTTGTACTGGTTTCATCTAGTGAAGGTATCACAAGAGAGAGGATTGGGAGACATAGATGGGCAACATTTAGAATTATGTGGAATATGTCTAGAGAAGGATTCAAACAGCTCTATGAACAGATACCCGGGGAGAAACCCCAATTCGAAGAGATCTGGAGAATAACAGGTGGAAATCCAGCAGCTTTAGAACAGCTATATAGATATAGCTGGAGATTTGATAGAACTATAGACGATATAGCGATGAGAAAGAACCTCAGAATATTTATATCTTCGCTTAGCTCTACAGAGCTAGAGATTCTGAAAGATATTCTTAGAGAGCCAGACGTAATTATTGAAAGGTTGAGGGAGTCTGAGACCCAGAAACTGAGGATGAAGCTGATAGAGTTAAATCTCATTGTTGAGCTATGGGATAGAGATCCATGGCTCTGGATAGATGTTCCACCACCTGAGAAAGACAGTGAGCTCGGTATAGGAAAACATTTTGCGTGGCAGACACCACTACATAGAGAAGCTGTTAGAAGAGCTCTAGAAAGATAG
- a CDS encoding hypothetical protein (KEGG: smr:Smar_0330 hypothetical protein~SPTR: A3DLD2 Putative uncharacterized protein): MAKYTRLFMVILLIGMLMTSINIYAQQQEYKLYAKQRIDITFSLSISGSQSGSMSMSMSLQREYDFAITGNRVIGEIRAECLEASIDYSYGSTRTSTRIPSNECNKLLAQREREIDSIIEDIYDEAFRESLQQLEELMQYVELPLSLSINIDFNGFQTYNGYRVADLGFSFNMKYEYYGTSFEGSGKGREYVYVGFPITLYGEGKIDISVKSSEGSGSGSLQIKLETLEADLPKETPYGYVKHDKYTILAAGLPSSKIVVSGDKGGKTLTIRNEGNATGYVAIIYLSTSSSPSPSIKLEAYNDNNSLNQQKIDFYVLNPGEEQSIILPFILSDNVNIVTCYTSGFDMSLMLIVIIIIVVIVIAVSIPIYLLLRSRRKPDITPAPTIEQPPLTI, translated from the coding sequence TTGGCTAAATATACCCGTCTATTCATGGTGATCTTGCTTATTGGTATGCTGATGACGTCCATTAATATCTATGCTCAACAACAAGAATATAAATTATATGCTAAACAAAGAATTGATATAACGTTTTCGTTGAGCATCTCGGGATCTCAATCCGGTTCTATGTCTATGTCCATGAGTCTTCAACGCGAATATGACTTTGCTATTACTGGTAACCGTGTGATTGGGGAGATAAGAGCTGAATGTCTAGAAGCCTCAATAGATTACTCGTATGGTTCGACAAGAACCTCAACTAGAATTCCCAGTAATGAATGCAACAAGCTTTTAGCTCAAAGAGAGAGGGAGATAGATAGTATTATAGAGGATATTTATGATGAAGCATTTAGAGAATCTTTACAGCAGCTCGAAGAATTAATGCAATATGTTGAATTACCGCTTTCCTTAAGTATTAATATTGATTTCAATGGATTCCAAACATATAATGGATATAGAGTTGCAGACCTCGGTTTTAGCTTTAATATGAAATATGAATATTATGGAACTAGTTTCGAAGGTAGTGGCAAAGGTAGAGAGTATGTATATGTAGGTTTTCCAATTACACTATATGGCGAAGGTAAGATTGACATAAGTGTTAAGTCCTCGGAAGGTAGTGGAAGTGGTTCTCTCCAGATTAAACTTGAAACACTAGAAGCAGATCTACCCAAGGAGACTCCATATGGCTATGTTAAACACGATAAATATACTATCCTAGCAGCTGGTTTACCTAGTTCAAAAATAGTTGTTAGTGGTGATAAAGGTGGCAAAACATTAACTATTCGTAATGAAGGAAATGCCACTGGTTATGTAGCAATAATCTATCTCTCTACTTCATCCTCTCCATCACCATCAATAAAGCTTGAAGCCTATAATGATAATAATTCTTTAAACCAACAGAAGATAGATTTTTATGTCCTAAACCCTGGTGAAGAACAAAGTATTATTCTTCCATTCATATTATCAGATAATGTTAACATAGTAACTTGTTACACATCAGGCTTTGACATGTCGTTAATGCTTATAGTAATTATAATAATTGTTGTCATAGTGATTGCCGTCTCTATTCCGATATATTTACTTCTAAGATCTAGGAGGAAGCCAGATATAACACCAGCTCCTACTATTGAACAACCTCCACTAACTATATAG
- a CDS encoding ATPase (InterPro IPR011579~KEGG: pcl:Pcal_0901 hypothetical protein~PFAM: ATPase~SPTR: A3MUK9 Putative uncharacterized protein~PFAM: Archaeal ATPase) produces the protein MWRRAKLRFMDREIIFVDRERALKQLEEIAERGTYPVYVVYGPEGCGKTAFFKQAFEILESFGYYVVYSSPLSKEVEELLRYSSSLGEIVREVLKLFPEPYSRIADVVINIAGRAMKRFSKPRIAILLDDLFQAVGIDKAEIYTKALLNLIEYPSGDYEKIVVLVSSSEGITRERVGRHRWVDIYLMWNMSRKGFEELYNMLPDPKPSLDILWAWAGGNPWVLQELYRNRWQIDLVIERFAKERKLRTLLTSLDREEIEVLKTSLENPDIIFKSLRNPVIQKLEKLLIEMNLLIEIWDRDERLWIDVPPPEKDTELGIGEYYAWQTPLHKEAVKRILMQIL, from the coding sequence GTGTGGAGAAGGGCTAAGCTCAGGTTTATGGATAGAGAGATTATATTTGTTGATAGGGAGAGGGCTTTGAAGCAGCTGGAGGAGATAGCTGAGAGAGGTACCTATCCTGTCTATGTAGTTTATGGTCCTGAGGGCTGTGGTAAGACAGCATTTTTCAAACAGGCGTTTGAGATTCTAGAGAGTTTTGGTTACTATGTAGTGTACTCTAGCCCTCTATCTAAGGAGGTTGAAGAGCTTCTCCGCTATTCATCGAGTCTTGGTGAGATTGTTAGAGAGGTGTTGAAGCTTTTTCCAGAGCCATACTCAAGAATTGCAGATGTTGTTATAAATATTGCTGGAAGGGCTATGAAGAGATTTAGCAAACCTAGAATTGCTATACTTCTCGATGATCTTTTCCAAGCTGTTGGAATAGACAAGGCTGAGATATATACCAAGGCTTTGCTAAACCTTATCGAATATCCTTCGGGAGACTACGAGAAGATTGTCGTCTTAGTTTCATCAAGTGAGGGTATTACAAGAGAAAGGGTTGGTAGACATAGATGGGTAGACATATATCTAATGTGGAATATGTCTAGAAAAGGTTTTGAAGAACTCTACAACATGCTCCCAGACCCCAAACCATCACTAGATATATTATGGGCATGGGCTGGTGGAAATCCCTGGGTTCTACAAGAGCTCTATAGAAATAGATGGCAAATTGATTTAGTTATTGAGAGATTTGCAAAGGAGCGCAAACTTAGAACTCTTCTCACCTCTCTAGATAGAGAGGAGATAGAAGTTTTAAAGACATCTCTAGAAAACCCCGATATAATTTTCAAATCTCTTAGAAATCCAGTTATACAAAAACTTGAAAAGCTTTTGATAGAGATGAACCTATTGATAGAGATCTGGGATAGAGATGAAAGACTCTGGATAGATGTTCCACCACCAGAGAAAGACACTGAGCTCGGTATTGGCGAATACTATGCCTGGCAAACACCTCTACATAAAGAGGCGGTTAAAAGAATATTAATGCAAATTCTATAG